The proteins below come from a single Raphanus sativus cultivar WK10039 unplaced genomic scaffold, ASM80110v3 Scaffold3238, whole genome shotgun sequence genomic window:
- the LOC130506437 gene encoding uncharacterized protein LOC130506437, producing the protein MSRWIIDPINHRHVTIYICVGFPFSFHTLSFLRFSLLASIIFSLFSFGSTMARGGTKRKIEIKKRETKEQRSVTCSKRRKTLFSKSAELCRLFGSNIAVFATSPGDKTSLASSFSGHASASEIVDCYLSGTLPPKISVPNESELGFWWTDPDLYSSCDDLSQLDVIEDLIKRTKKDLMDCLGKQEDSRVSCFDRGESLTQHASDSHRNPSSSSQAVTMYQNISDPLDGSSQVIYGGELSSGQSRYLVNKDSGSFICETEKENNLIRSVPQETEQTQSIVNVDGVDEDQSFWDELLYYEDVFGLNNGEDDVMIDIGEFLNDIESG; encoded by the coding sequence ATGAGTCGGTGGATAATAGATCCAATCAATCATCGGCACGTAACTATATATATCTGCGTAGGGTTTCCATTCTCGTTTCACACTCTCTCCTTCCTTCGCTTCTCGCTTCTCGCATCCATaatcttttctctcttctctttcggGTCAACAATGGCGAGAGGAGGAACAAAGAGAAAGATCGAGATCAAGAAACGCGAAACCAAAGAACAACGATCGGTGACTTGCTCCAAACGCCGTAAAACGCTCTTCTCCAAATCCGCCGAGCTCTGCCGTTTGTTCGGTTCAAACATCGCCGTCTTCGCAACTTCTCCGGGAGATAAAACTAGCCTCGCCTCCTCCTTCTCGGGTCACGCCTCTGCCTCCGAGATCGTTGACTGTTACTTGAGCGGCACGCTTCCTCCGAAGATTAGTGTTCCTAATGAATCCGAATTAGGGTTTTGGTGGACGGATCCCGATCTTTACAGTTCTTGCGATGATCTCTCGCAGTTGGATGTGATCGAGGATCTTATTAAGAGGACTAAGAAGGATTTGATGGATTGCCTTGGGAAGCAAGAAGACTCTAGGGTTTCTTGTTTTGATCGTGGCGAATCTTTAACACAGCATGCATCTGATTCCCATCGAAACCCTAGCTCCTCTTCACAAGCCGTCACTATGTATCAGAATATTAGCGACCCTCTCGACGGATCTTCACAAGTAATCTATGGCGGTGAGTTATCTTCAGGTCAATCTCGTTACTTGGTGAACAAGGATTCTGGTAGTTTTATATGTGAGACAGAGAAAGAGAATAACCTAATTAGGAGCGTACCCCAAGAAACAGAACAAACACAGTCGATTGTCAACGTGGATGGTGTTGATGAGGATCAGAGCTTTTGGGATGAACTCTTATATTACGAAGATGTGTTTGGTCTTAATAACGGTGAAGACGATGTCATGATCGACATTGGAGAATTTCTCAACGATATAGAGAGTGGATGA